One window from the genome of Cyprinus carpio isolate SPL01 chromosome B1, ASM1834038v1, whole genome shotgun sequence encodes:
- the LOC109094614 gene encoding complexin-1-like, giving the protein MNFLLKAAMGGGPPDVGKMLGGDEDKDPEAEKEKEEERQEALRQQEEERKAKHAKMEAEREAIRQGIRDKYGIKKREEAEAEAQAAMEQASEGSLTRPKKAVPSGCGDDEEEENIMDTVMKYLPGPLQDMLKK; this is encoded by the exons GAGGCCCCCCTGATGTTGGTAAAATGTTGGGAGGAGATGAGGATAAAGATCCTGAAGCAGAAAAAGAGAAGGAAGAAGAGAGACAGGAAGCTCTGAGACAGcaagaggaggagaggaaggcCAAACACGCCAAGATGGAAGCAGAGCGGGAAGCCATAAGACAGGGCATCAGAGACAAG TATGGCATTAAGAAACGCGAGGAGGCTGAAGCAGAGGCGCAGGCGGCGATGGAGCAGGCGAGCGAAGGCAGTCTGACCCGTCCAAAGAAAGCAGTACCATCTGGCTGTGGGGATGACGAGGAGGAGGAAAACATCATGGACACGGTGATGAAGTATTTACCGGGCCCGCTGCAGGACATGCTGAAGAAGTAA
- the LOC109090602 gene encoding tudor domain-containing protein 7A-like: MSDVELVKKMLRAVLQSSKHGVAMTRLQGDYRALTGEIIPYRQFGHGSLESFLHSLPGVVRLERSSAGEVMCFAGVCEETAHIAQLVARQKNVKKSGCSKLLNFQMRAKSSSLFSHNVKPRMSLRQPGHMTHPSRSSASKSSFYPNQRQIYSTDLPSSRVPTRQLNRKSPGLEGKTFATSKVNTGIKTSGTPAQQKPVNSADVEVVQGRVKQLLQKYCSGVWLSKIPQLYRIMFQEELHMHKELATWTHICTVEKPGSNNIVDRLVYPVLEPAPKPSTVPAVAPFKQSSNAKQPTPAQQTTRILRTLAINIPPSAQKSKPPLSPTSPNSTKLDFSFPETPKAHSHSPITPPSTPPSHQPLTPEIKQKLRQLLSKYSQGLWAHALPQLFQEAFGCVFSPNVLEDLSLLADACMVEYPMPDNRKRAILYALPCQVQTQPRPRPPPLVLPYTGNPHVPPLIIPTTDFLSVLVMEVSSTDNIVLRFVGEGYSKALEVLEEAMLQFYNTVGAGLCLLSPKIGQLVAAAIEDDAVLRAQVHLILEDTVKVYCVDHGFFEVVSRKKILQLRDQFLTLPFQATTCQLAGLEPFSTDGVVLKTLESLAVGRTLLVEIVEREDTPAIVLYDTSENEDVNVNAVCLKALQDKSMENPLQVNSVYTNVCVTNVCSDGSIYCQLPSRGQAKLKDIMDKIEAHFISQLTWELLVSKPFCGKVCLAKYKGKWARAEIINLHGSQVLDILFLDLGLPASLEVSELREIPPIFLKELITIPPQAIKCILEELNADGSVWPPEAVLWLRETVLNKVPSCMKIVKLDETRTVHIYLFTGNGAQDLQSSVNCQLASCPFWQRDIHFSKITRVSEPILPEAGDSPYTALALSNGLTLPPQLDLPGVGQNMDVFVSVACHPGHFVLQLWQHLYKLVVLMGEMILFYNKQEVTQINIQKNNVYAAKIDNNWHRVLVKGVLTNGLVSVYELDYGKYELINYSQLQPLIDEFRQLPFQGISAQLAGVKQGFWAEEASMVFRNHVEKKPLVAQIESFEEGDWPWERKISVYLVDTTHEDNDIWIHNIMVEFLDEINRAA, encoded by the exons ATGAGTGATGTGGAGTTGGTGAAGAAGATGCTGCGAGCTGTTCTTCAGAGCAGTAAGCACGGTGTGGCCATGACCCGTCTGCAGGGAGATTACCGGGCTCTGACGGGAGAGATAATCCCTTACCGGCAGTTTGGACACGGCAGTCTAGAGAGTTTTCTGCACAGCCTTCCCGGTGTGGTGCGGCTCGAACGCTCCAGTGCTGGAGAG gTCATGTGTTTTGCCGGTGTGTGTGAGGAGACGGCACACATCGCACAGCTGGTCGCCCGGCAGAAGAATGTAAAGAAGTCCGGCTGCTCTAAATTACTGAACTTTCAAATGAGAGCGAAGTCTTCATCTCTGTTTTCACATAACg TCAAACCTCGCATGTCTCTGCGGCAACCGGGCCACATGACTCATCCCTCTCGAAGCTCTGCATCCAAGTCTAGTTTTTACCCTAACCAGCGGCAGATTTACAGTACTGACCTCCCCTCCTCCCGGGTTCCTACTCGGCAACTGAACAGGAAGTCACCAGG GTTAGAGGGGAAAACATTTGCAACCAGCAAAGTCAATACGGGGATAAAGACCAGTGGGACGCCAG CTCAGCAAAAGCCTGTAAACAGTGCTGATGTTGAGGTGGTTCAGGGTCGAGTTAAACAGCTTTTGCAGAAATACTGCAGTGGAGTCTGGCTGTCAAAAATCCCTCAGCTCTATAGGATTATGTTCCAGGAAGAGCTCCATATGCACAAAGAATTGGCGACATGGACGCACATCTGCACT GTTGAAAAGCCAGGCAGCAATAACATAGTTGACCGTCTGGTGTATCCTGTCTTGGAACCTGCCCCAAAACCAAGCACTGTGCCTGCTGTAGCTCCATTCAAGCAGTCTTCCAATGCAAAACAGCCAACACCTGCACAGCAAACTACCCGCATCCTCAGAACTCTTGCCATTAACATTCCTCCTTCAGCCCAGAAATCCAAGCCACCTTTGAGCCCAACATCACCCAATTCCACCAAGCTGGATTTCAGTTTCCCTGAAACACCCAAAGCTCACTCTCACTCACCCATCACCCCTCCTTCCACTCCACCTTCTCACCAGCCTCTGACTCCAGAGATCAAGCAGAAGCTGCGGCAGCTGCTCAGTAAATACAGCCAGGGCCTGTGGGCCCATGCACTTCCACAACTTTTCCAGGAGGCCTTTGG GTGCGTGTTTTCACCAAATGTGCTGGAGGATCTGTCTCTTTTAGCAGATGCATGTATGGTTGAGTACCCCATGCCAGACAATCGAAAGAGAGCCATACTGTACGCACTACCATGCCAGGTGCAGACACAGCCTCGTCCTCGCCCACCACCGCTGGTTTTGCCCTACACCGGCAACCCACATGTACCTCCTCTGATCATCCCAACAACAGATTTCCTTTCCGTTTTGGTGATGGAGGTCAGCAGCACAGACAATATTGTTCTCAG GTTTGTAGGGGAAGGCTACTCTAAAGCTCTGGAGGTGTTGGAGGAGGCCATGCTACAATTCTATAATACAGTTGGAGCTGGACTTTGTCTTCTCTCTCCAAAAATTGGACAACTGGTGGCAGCTGCTATAGAGGACGATGCAGTACTGAGAGCTCAGGTCCACCTGATCTTAGAGGACACTGTGAAG GTGTACTGTGTGGATCACGGGTTCTTTGAGGTGGTCAGCAGGAAGAAGATACTACAGCTGAGGGATCAATTCCTGACTCTTCCCTTCCAGGCAACCACGTGCCAACTTGCAG GTTTGGAGCCGTTCAGTACAGATGGGGTAGTTCTGAAGACTCTGGAGTCATTAGCTGTTGGCCGTACACTATTGGTTGAGATTGTGGAGAGAGAGGACACACCAGCTATTGTGCTGTATGACACTTCTGAGAACGAGGATGTGAACGTGAATGCTGTATGCTTGAAAGCCCTGCAGGATAAGTCCATGGAGAATCCTCTACAG GTGAACAGCGTGTACACAAACGTGTGCGTGACAAATGTGTGCTCTGATGGCAGTATTTACTGTCAGTTGCCTTCTCGAGGCCAGGCCAAACTCAAAGACATCATGGACAAAATTGAAGCACACTTCATCTCGCAG TTAACATGGGAGCTGTTGGTGTCCAAACCGTTCTGCGGGAAAGTGTGTCTAGCTAAATACAAAGGCAAATGGGCGAGAGCAGAG ATCATTAACCTTCATGGTAGTCAAGTGTTGGACATTCTGTTTTTGGATCTGGGACTTCCTGCTTCTCTGGAGGTTAGTGAGCTCAGAGAGATCCCCCCAATCTTCCTCAAAGAGCTCATCACCATTCCACCTCAG GCTATAAAGTGTATTCTGGAGGAACTGAATGCAGATGGGAGTGTTTGGCCTCCTGAAGCTGTTCTGTGGTTGAGAGAGACAGTCCTCAACAAAGTCCCAAGTTGCATGAAG aTAGTGAAGCTTGATGAGACCAGGACTGTGCATATCTACCTCTTCACTGGTAACGGAGCCCAGGACCTTCAGAGCAGTGTTAACTGTCAGCTTGCCTCCTGTCCATTCTGGCAGCGGGATATCCACTTCAGCAAGATCACCAGGGTTTCCGAACCTATCCTTCCTGAGGCAGGGGACAGCCCCTATACAGCTCTTGCACTGTCTAATGGCCTCACACTGCCCCCTCAGCTGGACTTACCAGGGGTCGGACAAAACATGGATGTGTTTGTGTCGGTTGCATGCCACCCTGGGCACTTTGTGCTACAGCTGTGGCAGCATCTGTACAAGCTGGTGGTGCTGATGGGAGAAATGATCCTGTTCTACAACAAACAGGAAGTAACCCAAATCAACATCCAGAAGAATAACGTCTACGCTGCCAAGATCGACAATAA TTGGCATCGTGTTTTGGTAAAGGGCGTCTTAACCAATGGCTTGGTCTCTGTGTATGAGTTGGATTATGGGAAGTATGAGTTGATCAACTATTCCCAGCTCCAGCCTCTCATTGATGAGTTCAGACAGCTGCCGTTCCAGGGAATTTCTGCTCAGCTGGCTG GGGTCAAGCAAGGGTTCTGGGCTGAGGAAGCTTCTATGGTGTTCCGGAACCATGTTGAGAAGAAGCCGCTGGTGGCTCAGATCGAGTCATTTGAGGAGGGGGATTGGCCCTGGGAGCGTAAAATCTCTGTCTACCTAGTGGACACCACACATGAGGACAATGACATCTGGATCCACAACATTATGGTGGAGTTTTTAGATGAGATCAACAGAGCAGCTTGA
- the LOC109094604 gene encoding tropomodulin-1-like isoform X2, whose translation MFRKEMDKYRDVDEDELLQKLSEEELRRLEDELEELDPDNALLPAGFRQRDQTKKAPTGSFERDNLLTHLEKQAKEHPDRDDLVPYTGEKRGKVWVPKTKVVDPILEDVTLEPELEEALSSATDAELCDIAAILGMHTLMSNQQYYEALASSTIVNKQGLNSVIQCTQYKPVPDELPNDTDVEETLQRIKRNDPDLVEVNLNNIKNIPIPTLKAYAEVLKGNSVVERLSIVGTRSNDPVAFALADMLKVNTTLKSLNVESNFITGAGVLALVESLKSNTTLLELKIDNQSQPLGNKVEMEIANILEKNTTLLKFGYHFTQQGPRLRGSNAMMNNNDLVRKRRLEGGPIFPKCRTNV comes from the exons ATGTTCCGTAAAGAGATGGATAAATACCGGGATGTGGATGAGGATGAGCTCTTGCAGAAGCTCAGTGAAGAAGAGCTCAGGAGGCTAGAAGATGAACTCGAAGAGCTTGATCCTGAT AACGCACTGTTGCCAGCAGGATTCAGACAGAGGGATCAGACCAAGAAAGCTCCTACCGGTTCGTTCGAGAGAGATAACCTTCTCACTCACCTGGAGAAACAGGCCAAAGAGCATCCAGACCGAGATGATCTTGTTCCCTACACTGGCGAGAAAAGAG GAAAAGTGTGGGTGCCTAAGACCAAAGTTGTTGACCCTATCCTGGAAGATGTCACTCTGGAGCCTGAACTAGAGGAGGCGCTATCTAGTGCTACTGATGCAGAATTGTGCGATATAGCAG CCATTTTGGGCATGCACACACTGATGAGTAATCAGCAGTATTACGAAGCACTGGCCAGCAGTACTATCGTCAACAAACAGGGCTTGAACA GCGTAATCCAGTGTACTCAGTATAAGCCAGTGCCAGACGAACTTCCCAATGACACAGATGTAGAGGAAACACTACAGAGAATCAAGAGAAATGATCCAGACCTTGTTGAGGTCAACCTAAACAACATCAAG AATATTCCAATCCCAACTTTGAAAGCGTATGCTGAAGTTCTCAAAGGGAACAGTGTTGTGGAGCGCCTGAGCATCGTTGGCACCAGAAGTAATGATCCTGTGGCCTTT GCACTAGCAGACATGCTGAAAGTGAACACCACTCTGAAGAGTCTAAATGTTGAATCAAACTTCATTACTGGAGCTGGAGTTCTGGCACTCGTGGAATCATTAAAGAGCAACACTACACTGCTGGAGCTAAAGATTGacaaccag AGCCAGCCTTTAGGTAATAAGGTTGAGATGGAGATAGCTAACATTCTGGAGAAGAACACTACTCTGCTGAAGTTTGGATACCACTTCACCCAGCAGGGCCCACGCTTGCGTGGATCTAATGCCATGATGAACAACAATGATTTGG taAGAAAGAGAAGGCTTGAAGGAGGACCCATCTTTCCTAAATGTCGGACAAACGTGTAG
- the LOC109094604 gene encoding tropomodulin-1-like isoform X1, giving the protein MFRKEMDKYRDVDEDELLQKLSEEELRRLEDELEELDPDNALLPAGFRQRDQTKKAPTGSFERDNLLTHLEKQAKEHPDRDDLVPYTGEKRGKVWVPKTKVVDPILEDVTLEPELEEALSSATDAELCDIAAILGMHTLMSNQQYYEALASSTIVNKQGLNSVIQCTQYKPVPDELPNDTDVEETLQRIKRNDPDLVEVNLNNIKNIPIPTLKAYAEVLKGNSVVERLSIVGTRSNDPVAFALADMLKVNTTLKSLNVESNFITGAGVLALVESLKSNTTLLELKIDNQSQPLGNKVEMEIANILEKNTTLLKFGYHFTQQGPRLRGSNAMMNNNDLARVVRSDSDGAITFTLSVPELERAFCKKFKFTTKPNKKEKA; this is encoded by the exons ATGTTCCGTAAAGAGATGGATAAATACCGGGATGTGGATGAGGATGAGCTCTTGCAGAAGCTCAGTGAAGAAGAGCTCAGGAGGCTAGAAGATGAACTCGAAGAGCTTGATCCTGAT AACGCACTGTTGCCAGCAGGATTCAGACAGAGGGATCAGACCAAGAAAGCTCCTACCGGTTCGTTCGAGAGAGATAACCTTCTCACTCACCTGGAGAAACAGGCCAAAGAGCATCCAGACCGAGATGATCTTGTTCCCTACACTGGCGAGAAAAGAG GAAAAGTGTGGGTGCCTAAGACCAAAGTTGTTGACCCTATCCTGGAAGATGTCACTCTGGAGCCTGAACTAGAGGAGGCGCTATCTAGTGCTACTGATGCAGAATTGTGCGATATAGCAG CCATTTTGGGCATGCACACACTGATGAGTAATCAGCAGTATTACGAAGCACTGGCCAGCAGTACTATCGTCAACAAACAGGGCTTGAACA GCGTAATCCAGTGTACTCAGTATAAGCCAGTGCCAGACGAACTTCCCAATGACACAGATGTAGAGGAAACACTACAGAGAATCAAGAGAAATGATCCAGACCTTGTTGAGGTCAACCTAAACAACATCAAG AATATTCCAATCCCAACTTTGAAAGCGTATGCTGAAGTTCTCAAAGGGAACAGTGTTGTGGAGCGCCTGAGCATCGTTGGCACCAGAAGTAATGATCCTGTGGCCTTT GCACTAGCAGACATGCTGAAAGTGAACACCACTCTGAAGAGTCTAAATGTTGAATCAAACTTCATTACTGGAGCTGGAGTTCTGGCACTCGTGGAATCATTAAAGAGCAACACTACACTGCTGGAGCTAAAGATTGacaaccag AGCCAGCCTTTAGGTAATAAGGTTGAGATGGAGATAGCTAACATTCTGGAGAAGAACACTACTCTGCTGAAGTTTGGATACCACTTCACCCAGCAGGGCCCACGCTTGCGTGGATCTAATGCCATGATGAACAACAATGATTTGG CACGTGTAGTTCGGTCGGACTCAGATGGCGCGATCACATTCACTCTGTCAGTCCCTGAGCTGGAAAGAGCCTTCTGTAAAAAGTTCAAGTTCACAACGAAACCCAA taAGAAAGAGAAGGCTTGA